One Saccharomyces kudriavzevii IFO 1802 strain IFO1802 genome assembly, chromosome: 4 genomic region harbors:
- the SHE9 gene encoding She9p (similar to Saccharomyces cerevisiae SHE9 (YDR393W); ancestral locus Anc_5.485), whose product MLRYHGAASGLPLVFNISRIMLRPSSFVRPFHHGSHYLQHVDGTTDKKNGNKSEVRTTDDTVWKKNIEPQWQHLRKKFTELYSRFNFHRGQLSYQVNKAKKSIQEANKKLSEQENEINDSRLNYNKDELTSGKIEGLPSEREQHRKKWSRKMEFYFDSLQETLFTATRALNDVTGYSSIQKLKSSISLMEKKLEATKKEHKLYKTQYANAIDERAQSQREVNELLQRQNAWSSSDLERFTQLYKNDALNAKQEQELKSKVKEIENREEQLNDDLYRAILTRYHEEQIWSDKIRRTSTWGTFILMGMNIFLFVVLQLLLEPWKRKRLVGSFEDRVKSALDDYSKEQNIKIDKVLSERLYADQDNKENLILEEPVEQRPECVTAMPAIVTTETATKIKSFRGIWDRIKSLFATLKGIEFRKLDAPLVVNTLEFYLYSISLVSMTILIFGAI is encoded by the coding sequence TTTCAACATTAGCAGGATTATGTTGAGGCCGTCGTCGTTTGTCAGGCCATTCCATCATGGTTCGCATTATCTTCAGCACGTCGATGGGACcactgataaaaaaaacggTAATAAAAGTGAAGTACGGACAACAGATGACACtgtttggaagaaaaatatagagCCTCAATGGCAACAcctgagaaaaaaattcaccGAGTTGTACTCCAGATTCAACTTCCATCGAGGACAATTATCCTATCAGGTTAATAAGGCGAAGAAATCTATTCAAGAGGCAAACAAGAAACTATCTGAGCAAGAGAATGAAATCAACGATTCCCGTTTGAATTATAATAAAGATGAATTGACTagtggaaaaattgaaggattGCCCTCCGAAAGGGAACAGCatagaaagaaatggtcgagaaaaatggaattttattttgactCTTTGCAGGAGACTTTATTCACTGCGACGCGTGCTCTGAATGACGTGACCGGATACTCTAGCATTCAAAAACTCAAATCTAGCATTAGTCtaatggaaaagaaattagaagctacaaaaaaagagcatAAATTGTACAAAACGCAATATGCCAATGCCATTGATGAACGTGCTCAATCTCAAAGAGAAGTCAATGAGTTATTGCAAAGGCAAAATGCATGGTCTTCGAGTGATTTAGAAAGATTCACACAGCTATACAAAAATGACGCCCTAAATGCCAAACAAGAGCAAGAATTAAAGAGCAAAGTtaaggaaattgaaaacagaGAAGAACAGCTGAACGATGACTTGTACAGGGCCATTTTGACCAGGTATcatgaagaacaaatttGGTCGGATAAGATTAGAAGAACATCCACTTGGGGTACATTCATTCTAATGGGTATGaatatattcttatttGTTGTCTTACAACTGCTGTTAGAACCCTGGAAACGAAAAAGATTAGTAGGATCCTTTGAAGACAGAGTAAAAAGTGCTCTCGATGACTATTCTAAGGAGCAGAATATAAAGATAGATAAAGTGTTATCTGAAAGGTTATACGCGGACCAAGATAATAAGGAAAACTTAATTCTTGAAGAACCCGTTGAGCAGAGACCAGAGTGTGTGACTGCAATGCCAGCGATTGTAACTACTGAGACTGCaacgaaaataaaatccTTCAGGGGTATTTGGGACCGGATAAAGTCGCTCTTCGCTACGCTAAAGGGCATAGAATTCAGAAAACTCGATGCTCCCCTGGTCGTCAACACGTTAGAATTCTACTTATACTCAATTTCTCTGGTGAGTATGACGATCTTGATATTTGGGGCAATATGA
- the NCB2 gene encoding negative cofactor 2 transcription regulator complex subunit NCB2 (similar to Saccharomyces cerevisiae NCB2 (YDR397C); ancestral locus Anc_5.489), which produces MAGDSDNVSLPKATVQKMISEILDQDLMFTKDAREIIINSGIEFIMILSSMASEMADSEAKKTIAPEHVIKALEELEYNEFIPFLEEILLNFKGSQKVKETRDSKFKKSGLSEEELLRQQEELFRQSRSRLHHNSVSDPVKSEDSS; this is translated from the exons ATGGCTGGAGACTCTGATAATGTGTCGCTTCCCAAGG CAACCGTACAAAAGATGATATCTGAAATACTGGACCAAGACTTGATGTTTACCAAGGACGCGAGAGAAATAATAATCAACTCCGGTATAGAGTTCATAATGATCTTGTCCTCAATGGCTTCTGAAATGGCGGATAGCGAGGCCAAGAAAACCATAGCGCCGGAGCACGTGATCAAGGCTCTTGAAGAATTGGAGTATAACGAGTTCATACCATTTCTAGAGGAGATATTATTGAACTTTAAAGGTTCTCAAAAGGTAAAAGAGACTAGAGACTCTAAATTCAAGAAGTCAGGTCTTTCTGAAGAGGAACTGCTACGACAACAAGAGGAGTTATTTAGACAGTCGAGGTCAAGATTGCACCACAATAGCGTATCAGATCCCGTGAAATCAGAGGATTCTTCATGA
- the RPT3 gene encoding proteasome regulatory particle base subunit RPT3 (similar to Saccharomyces cerevisiae RPT3 (YDR394W); ancestral locus Anc_5.486) encodes MEELGIVTPAEKTVEEKPTVKSYGSLLAQLNGTANNNSVISSVNSDIYFKLKKLEKEYELLTLQEDYIKDEQRYLKRELKRAQEEVKRIQSVPLVIGQFLEPIDQNTGIVSSTTGMSYVVRILSTLDRELLKPSMSVALHRHSNALVDILPPDSDSSISVMGENEKPDVTYADVGGLDMQKQEIREAVELPLVQADLYEQIGIDPPRGVLLYGPPGTGKTMLVKAVANSTKAAFIRVNGSEFVHKYLGEGPRMVRDVFRLARENAPSIIFIDEVDSIATKRFDAQTGSDREVQRILIELLTQMDGFDQSTNVKVIMATNRADTLDPALLRPGRLDRKIEFPSLRDRRERRLIFGTIASKMSLAPEADLDSLIIRNDSLSGAVIAAIMQEAGLRAVRKNRYVILQSDLEEAYATQVKTDSTIDKFDFYK; translated from the coding sequence ATGGAGGAACTAGGTATTGTGACACCCGCTGAAAAGACagtagaagaaaaaccaaCAGTCAAATCATATGGATCGTTGCTGGCTCAACTTAATGGCACAGCTAATAATAACAGTGTCATATCTAGTGTGAATTCTGATATATATTTcaagttgaagaaattagaaaaagaGTACGAATTGCTGACTTTGCAAGAAGACTACATCAAGGATGAACAGCGTTATTTGAAACGTGAACTGAAAAGAGCTCAGGAAGAAGTCAAGAGAATTCAGTCTGTCCCATTGGTTATCGGGCAATTCTTAGAACCTATTGATCAAAATACAGGTATTGTTTCCAGTACCACTGGGATGAGCTATGTTGTGAGAATACTATCGACTTTGGACCGTGAACTGTTGAAGCCATCCATGTCTGTGGCGTTACACCGTCATTCAAATGCTCTGGTTGACATTCTCCCTCCTGATTCAGACTCCAGTATATCCGTCATGGGTGAAAACGAAAAGCCAGATGTCACTTACGCAGATGTTGGTGGATTAGATAtgcaaaagcaagaaattaGAGAAGCCGTAGAACTTCCATTAGTTCAGGCAGATTTATACGAACAGATCGGTATTGATCCTCCAAGGGGTGTTCTTTTATATGGCCCACCAGGGACCGGTAAGACGATGCTTGTTAAAGCCGTCGCCAATAGTACAAAAGCTGCATTCATTAGGGTCAACGGCTCTGAATTCGTCCATAAATATCTTGGTGAGGGTCCAAGAATGGTTCGTGATGTCTTTAGACTTGCCAGGGAAAACGCCCCATCGATTATATTCATAGATGAGGTAGACTCCATTGCCACAAAACGGTTTGATGCTCAAACCGGTTCTGATCGTGAAGTACAGCGTATTTTGATTGAACTATTGACTCAAATGGACGGGTTTGACCAATCCACCAACGTTAAAGTTATCATGGCCACGAACAGAGCAGACACATTAGATCCGGCTTTGCTGAGACCAGGTAGGTTGGATAGAAAGATCGAATTTCCTTCGCTTCGCGATAGACGTGAACGCCGTTTGATCTTCGGTACTATCGCCAGTAAGATGTCTCTTGCCCCAGAGGCAGACCTAGATTCGCTCATCATTCGTAATGACTCTCTATCAGGTGCTGTTATTGCAGCCATCATGCAAGAAGCCGGTTTAAGAGCAGTGAGGAAAAACAGATACGTCATTCTACAAAGCGATCTGGAGGAAGCTTACGCTACCCAAGTCAAGACTGATAGCACCATCGATAAGTTCGACTTCTATAAATAA
- the UTP5 gene encoding Utp5p (similar to Saccharomyces cerevisiae UTP5 (YDR398W); ancestral locus Anc_5.490) — translation MDSPIIHSAYDPSGQYLCYVTVALDKQRVGVQPTQRATSSGIDSVWNENFLYLDDSKLKITCLKWVTLASSDAVTIILGMNNGEIWLYSVLANEVTYKFTTGNAYEIKDLDLMSEQLWCIDSNDTFYQYDLLQFKLLQHFKINECVQLSKLSIVPARNSAAQLLVASHSIFLVDIESKKVVMTFPGHVSPVSELQIITNDYFISGAQNDRFLNVYDIHSGSTKCVLVAESDIKELSHSGRADSIVVTTEDGNLEIFVDPLISNVTKKRGNKSKKSTKKIQIVSKDGKKVPIYNAFINKDLLNVSWLQNATMPYFKNLQWKELSNEYTVEISLSSNFKNKSADRDLHGKDLASATNYVEGNARVTSGDNFKHVNDAIKSWERELTSLEQEQGKTAQADELLTETFGDKLESGTIARLNGKKNNLKNSNLKTAATTGTVTVILSQALQSNDHSLLETVLNNRDERVIRDTIFRLKPALAVILLERLAERIARQTHRQGPLNVWVKWCLIIHGGYLVSIPNLMSTLSSLHSTLKRRSDLLPRLLAMDARLDCTVNKFKTLNYEANDVYSSETVVEEDEDDVEYNEEIDDAGLIEDGEESYESEEESDSGHEEEGKYMSSKQDGRVEEEQGGHDEEEAGYSDVEME, via the coding sequence ATGGACTCTCCTATTATTCATTCCGCTTACGACCCATCTGGTCAATATTTGTGCTATGTCACCGTAGCTTTGGACAAGCAGCGTGTTGGTGTACAGCCGACCCAAAGGGCTACTTCGTCCGGGATTGACAGTGTATGGAATGAGAATTTTCTGTATTTGGACGActcaaaattgaaaataacgTGCTTGAAATGGGTAACTTTAGCTTCTTCGGACGCGGTAACTATCATATTGGGTATGAATAACGGTGAAATTTGGCTGTATTCCGTATTGGCCAACGAGGTCACTTACAAATTCACTACGGGGAATGCGTACGAGATCAAGGATTTGGATTTGATGAGCGAACAGCTGTGGTGTATTGACTCCAACGACACTTTTTACCAGTACGATCTTCTGCAATTCAAACTCTTACAGCATTTTAAAATTAACGAATGTGTTCAATTGAGTAAATTATCCATTGTTCCTGCACGCAATTCGGCAGCACAACTTTTGGTGGCATCTCACTCCATTTTCTTGGTCGATATTGAATCTAAAAAGGTTGTGATGACATTTCCAGGTCATGTATCCCCCGTTTCCGAGTTGCAAATCATAACTAATGATTATTTCATATCAGGTGCACAGAACGATAGATTCTTGAACGTATATGACATTCATTCCGGTTCGACCAAGTGTGTCCTCGTGGCTGAATCGgatatcaaagaattgTCTCATTCAGGTCGGGCGGATTCCATTGTGGTCACCACTGAAGATGGTAATCTAGAAATTTTCGTTGACCCATTGATTTCGAAtgtaacaaaaaaaagaggcaacaagtccaaaaaatctacaaagaaaattcaaatcgTCAGTAAAGATGGCAAAAAAGTCCCAATTTACAATGCCTTCATTAATAAAGACCTGTTGAACGTGTCGTGGCTACAGAATGCCACAATGCCttatttcaagaacttgCAATGGAAAGAATTGTCCAATGAATATACCGTTGAAATTTCCCTAAGTTCgaatttcaagaataaatCCGCGGACCGTGATTTACATGGTAAAGATCTTGCTTCAGCGACAAATTATGTGGAAGGTAATGCTAGAGTAACTTCTGGAGATAACTTCAAGCATGTTAATGATGCCATAAAGAGTTGGGAAAGAGAATTAACTTCTTTGGAACAGGAACAAGGCAAAACTGCACAGGCAGACGAACTATTAACAGAAACCTTCGGCGACAAACTAGAATCGGGCACCATTGCAAGGCTCAACgggaaaaagaacaatttgaagaattccAACCTAAAAACTGCCGCCACAACAGGAACGGTAACAGTCATTTTGTCACAAGCATTACAATCGAACGATCATTCGCTATTGGAAACAGTGCTCAATAACCGTGATGAAAGAGTCATCAGAGACACTATTTTCCGTCTGAAACCAGCCTTGGCTGTCATCCTCTTGGAAAGGTTGGCCGAGAGGATTGCAAGACAAACTCATCGTCAAGGCCCACTGAACGTTTGGGTCAAGTGGTGCTTGATCATACATGGCGGCTATTTGGTTTCCATTCCAAACTTGATGTCCACCCTGTCCTCACTGCATTCCACTTTGAAAAGGCGTTCTGATCTATTACCAAGACTGCTAGCAATGGACGCTAGATTAGATTGCACCGTAAATAAGTTCAAGACCTTAAATTACGAAGCAAATGACGTATACTCATCAGAAACAGTTgtcgaagaagatgaggacGATGTCgaatataatgaagaaatcgaCGATGCTGGTCTTATAGAAGATGGCGAAGAATCTtatgaaagtgaagaagaaagcgATAGTGGTCATGAAGAGGAGGGAAAGTATATGTCATCTAAGCAAGATGGGCGCGTAGAAGAAGAGCAAGGCGGTCATGACGAGGAGGAAG
- the SXM1 gene encoding Sxm1p (similar to Saccharomyces cerevisiae SXM1 (YDR395W); ancestral locus Anc_5.488): MVQEQAILSCIEQTMVADAKVIKQAEQQLFEFQKQPGFTSFLLNIVSDENFALNVRLSSAIYLKNKIHRSWDTKREDGIRPDEKFSIKEKLIETLVKNCENNHIRPVLAETINGILVGQEDWDLAPIIKNLLSSGDVTYIYPGLLLLFQLCKAHRWDMIGSRDYVDSVIEELFPIVESIASNFGSQTDYRSNEMLYLILKSFKYACLNNLPQYFSQPERIMSWVQLHLYLCSKPLPAEVMEVDIADRSLDKRVKVNKWGFGNLNRFLQRYNKVTKAITEEFVDYIFNMIVPVILREFFKDIEAWGNNSLWLSDSSLYFLISFLEKCVTIDQLYPLIEPHLQIIFENVIFPCLCANEQSIELLEDDQEEYTRRYFDINREGSTPDAASADFIFLIGSKRPEKLNSILPFINDIFTKFDANINDMNMAFKEEGALRTLSNLFSFIDEPTVLENIFGHFIVPLLSQDKYMFLVARSLETIALYSEEFKDMNVLSQLFESTYTNFLNSSVLPVQIEAADAIKCLIVSNPQIHPAVSAHVPVMMEKLLKLSKIFEIDILSEVMEALVERFSDELSPFAKDLASNLVEQFLRIAQALVENPSETYSASDQEQEIQASGLLQTMTTMVMSMNKVALIESLAPVVKFVVLHAQISFITEAVDLLDALTISSHLLYNQIAPPIWELLHDILDSFQTYAMDYFEAYSIFFETIVMTGFPQDQTYVQPLLEILSAKLESEVDYDIEHVMQILMYFALSMRDIPLFSKSIKVSTNDELGLDSKCIVKLGLANLFAKPIETLQIMETEGFTINFFTNWFNEKFYSVFVIKLQILVILTLLKLSEIPDTVNALLNNLTNKLVELTLSLPKAIRNRDAVTEGKSLEGDLTPEEEEEYFIECDDDMKETVLDQINIFQEVHAFFNNLQNEDAGKYEKIINYLDESKKDSLQVILEFVSQH, encoded by the coding sequence atggTGCAAGAACAGGCAATTTTGAGTTGTATTGAGCAGACTATGGTTGCTGATGCTAAAGTTATTAAGCAGGCAGAACAACAGCTATTTGAGTTCCAAAAGCAACCTGGTTTTACTTCCTTTTTGCTCAATATTGTGtctgatgaaaattttgcgTTGAACGTTCGCCTTTCGTCTGCtatttatttgaagaataagattcaCAGATCATGGGATACTAAGAGAGAAGATGGCATAAGGCCGGATGAAAAGTTTTCCATCAAGGAAAAGTTGATCGAGACTTTAGTCAAAAACTGTGAAAATAATCACATAAGACCTGTTTTGGCTGAAACTATAAATGGGATACTTGTCGGCCAGGAAGACTGGGATTTAGCACCcatcatcaaaaatctGTTATCCAGTGGAGACGTAACATATATTTACCCCGGACTGTTGCTATTGTTCCAACTTTGTAAAGCTCACAGATGGGACATGATTGGTTCAAGAGATTATGTAGACTCTGTTATAGAAGAGCTCTTCCCCATTGTGGAGAGTATAGCCTCTAACTTTGGTAGCCAGACAGATTACAGGTCTAATGAAATGTTATatctgattttgaaatcgTTCAAATACGCGTGTTTGAACAACTTACCTCAATACTTCAGCCAACCTGAAAGAATTATGTCATGGGTGCAATTACATTTGTATTTATGTTCCAAGCCATTACCTGCTGAAGTAATGGAAGTAGATATTGCAGATAGGTCCCTAGACAAAAGAGTCAAAGTCAACAAATGGGGGTTCGGTAACTTAAACAGATTTTTGCAGAGGTACAACAAGGTCACAAAGGCTATCACCGAGGAATTTGTTGACTATATCTTTAATATGATTGTTCCCGTAATTCTTcgagaatttttcaaagatattgAAGCCTGGGGTAATAATTCTTTATGGCTTTCAGATTCCTCATTatatttcttgatttcatttttggaaaagtgTGTTACAATTGATCAGCTATATCCTTTGATTGAGCCACATTTACagattatttttgaaaatgtcaTCTTCCCATGTTTGTGTGCTAATGAACAATCCATCGAATTATTAGAAGATGATCAAGAAGAGTATACTAGACGTTATTTCGACATTAATAGAGAAGGCTCTACACCAGACGCAGCCTCAGCAgatttcatattcttgattGGGTCCAAACGtcctgaaaaattgaacagtATCCTACCGTTCATTAACGATATTTTCACCAAATTTGATGCCAATATTAACGATATGAACATGGCCtttaaagaagaaggtgCTTTGAGAACATTATctaatttgttttcatttataGATGAACCAACTgttttggaaaacatttttgGACACTTTATCGTGCCATTGCTATCTCAGGATAAGTACATGTTTCTGGTTGCACGAAGTTTGGAAACCATAGCTCTGTACTCGGAGGAATTCAAAGATATGAACGTCTTGTCTCAATTATTTGAATCAACGTACACCAACTTCTTAAACAGTAGTGTTTTACCGGTGCAAATTGAAGCTGCCGACGCCATCAAATGCTTGATTGTATCTAATCCTCAAATCCATCCTGCAGTTTCTGCACATGTTCCAGTCATGATGGAAAAGTTATTGAAGCTGTctaaaatctttgaaatcGACATTCTTTCCGAAGTTATGGAGGCATTAGTGGAAAGATTCTCAGATGAACTATCGCCATTTGCTAAAGATTTAGCGTCGAATTTAGTCGAACAGTTTTTACGTATCGCTCAAGCACTGGTAGAAAATCCATCTGAGACGTACAGCGCAAGTGATCAAGAGCAAGAGATTCAAGCCAGTGGATTGTTGCAAACAATGACTACTATGGTCATGTCGATGAATAAGGTTGCATTGATCGAATCCTTAGCTCCCGTGGTTAAGTTTGTCGTACTTCATGCACAGATTTCCTTTATTACTGAAGCGGTCGATTTACTAGACGCTTTAACTATTTCGTCGCATCTACTTTATAACCAGATCGCTCCTCCAATATGGGAATTGCTACATGATATATTGgattcttttcaaacttaCGCCATGGACTATTTTGAGGCAtatagtatttttttcgaaaCTATTGTTATGACCGGCTTCCCGCAAGATCAAACTTATGTGCAACCTTTGCTGGAGATCCTGTCCGCTAAACTGGAAAGTGAGGTTGATTACGATATTGAACATGTTATGCAGATCCTAATGTATTTCGCATTATCCATGAGAGACATCCCATTATTCAGTAAGTCCATCAAAGTTTCCACTAATGATGAACTGGGATTGGATTCTAAATGCATTGTTAAGCTAGGACTGGCTAATTTGTTCGCCAAACCGATTGAGACTTTACAAATTATGGAAACCGAAGGCTTTAcaataaatttctttaccaATTGGTTCAATGAGAAGTTTTACAGTGTGTTCGTTATTAAACTACAAATATTGGTCATTCTGACTCTTTTGAAGTTATCTGAAATTCCTGATACCGTTAACGCACTGTTGAATAATTTGACTAACAAATTGGTTGAACTGACACTATCATTACCGAAAGCCATTAGAAACCGCGATGCTGTCACGGAAGGTAAGTCCTTGGAGGGAGATTTGACGCcggaagaggaagaagaatacTTTATCGAATGTGATGACGATATGAAGGAGACTGTGTTAGACCAAATCAATATCTTCCAGGAAGTACAtgccttcttcaataatctacaaaatgaagatgCAGGTAagtatgaaaaaattataaattATCTGGATGAATCTAAAAAAGACTCGTTGCAAGTAATTTTAGAGTTTGTTTCCCAACACTAA